From the Theobroma cacao cultivar B97-61/B2 chromosome 2, Criollo_cocoa_genome_V2, whole genome shotgun sequence genome, one window contains:
- the LOC18610469 gene encoding probable LRR receptor-like serine/threonine-protein kinase At1g14390 — translation METFRVGFCSLLSVIFMLVPASMGQLTPSETRIFFQVQRLLEYPEVLQGWTNWTNFCYLPPSASLKIVCTNSRVTELTIVGSKSSPAHSTTTASGYVVAGSQKALSGKFSIDAFFTVLTKLSNLEVLSLVSLGLWGPLPAKINRFRSLEVLNMSSNFISGEIPKQIASFKNLTSLVLADNLFNGSVPDLTGLAQLEELNLGGNHLGPQFPSLSQSLVSLILSNNSFRSEIPSGLKKFYQLQMLDISSNGFVGPVPSFLFSLRSIQYLNLAQNQLSGALAVNTSCGKNLMFVDISNNLLIGKLPPGIGSSSTNRTVISSWNCLSAGNSNRQHPHSFCNKEALAVKPPVRRKEQESGIKIGLLLGIIGGVLGIAGAIALLILVIVRRSERTADANYEKSLADKMSVRSSPKPAIDSRRVPQTMRSAAIGLPRYRVFSLEEIEDATNNFDPSNFMGEGSQGQLYKGWLVDGSVVVVKCLKLKQKHLPQNLMQHMEVLSKLRHRHLVSVLGHCIVTYQDHPNIASTVFVVFEHISNGSLRDYLTDWRKKEILKWPQRMAITIGAARGIQFLHTGIAPGIYGNDLKIDNILLDETLTAKISNYNIPLPLKAGSESPLANRLTSDENAEKEDIYQLGILLLQVITGKPATFTSELDELKLQLEQSLDEGPSKLRGVIDPSIRGTFAYESMRTTVEFALNCLSKDSTKRPSIEDVLWNVQYSIQIQDGWTSSGNLATHM, via the exons ATGGAGACTTTCAGAGTTGGTTTCTGTTCATTGCTTTCtgtaattttcatgcttgttCCAGCTTCAATGGGGCAGCTTACTCCAAGTGAAACCAGGATTTTTTTCCAAGTTCAAAGGCTTCTTGAATATCCTGAAGTTCTTCAAGGATGGACAAACTGGACCAACTTCTGTTACCTCCCTCCTTCTGCTTCTCTCAAGATTGTCTGTACAAACAGTCGAGTAACAGAATTAACTATCGTTGGAAGCAAGAGCTCTCCAGCTCACAGCACAACGACAGCTTCAGGGTATGTTGTTGCAGGTTCTCAAAAGGCTTTGTCTGGGAAATTCTCCATTGATGCATTCTTCACTGTCCTGACAAAGCTTTCGAATTTGGAAGTATTGTCCCTGGTGTCCCTGGGGTTGTGGGGTCCCTTGCCTGCTAAGATCAACAGGTTTCGTTCACTTGAAGTTCTTAACATGAGCTCAAATTTCATTTCCGGGGAGATTCCTAAGCAGATTGCATCATTCAAGAATCTAACCAGTCTTGTTTTGGCTGACAATCTGTTCAATGGGAGTGTCCCAGATCTTACAGGCCTGGCACAACTTGAAGAGCTGAATTTGGGTGGCAACCACCTTGGTCCACAATTTCCTTCATTAAGCCAGAGTCTTGTAAGTTTAATATTGAGCAACAATTCTTTTAGATCTGAAATCCCTTCAGGATTGAAGAAATTCTATCAGCTTCAGATGCTGGATATCTCTTCTAATGGATTTGTCGGACCAGTCCCATCTTTTCTGTTCTCCCTGCGGTCAATTCAGTATCTTAATCTGGCCCAAAACCAGCTAAGCGGGGCCCTTGCAGTGAATACATCCTGTGGCAAGAACCTCATGTTTGTAGATATCTCAAATAACCTTTTGATAGGAAAACTCCCTCCAGGCATAGGATCAAGTTCAACAAACAGAACAGTCATTAGCTCATGGAATTGTCTatctgctggaaattcaaatCGTCAGCATCCACATTCATTTTGCAACAAAGAAGCATTGGCTGTCAAGCCTCCAGTCAGAAGAAAAGAGCAGGAGTCTGGGATCAAAATAGGCCTATTGCTCGGTATCATTGGAGGCGTTCTGGGCATTGCAGGAGCTATTGCTTTGTTAATTTTGGTCATTGTCAGAAGATCAGAAAGAACTGCAGATGCAAACTATGAAAAATCCCTTGCAGACAAAATGTCTGTTCGTAGCTCCCCAAAACCAGCCATTGATTCAA GGCGTGTGCCTCAGACAATGAGATCAGCTGCAATTGGACTTCCTCGATATCGTGTTTTCAGCTTGGAGGAAATTGAAGATGCAACAAACAACTTTGACCCATCAAATTTTATGGGGGAAGGATCTCAAGGACAG CTCTATAAAGGTTGGCTCGTAGACGGCTCAGTGGTGGTGGTGAAATGTCTGAAACTAAAGCAGAAGCATTTACCTCAAAACCTCATGCAACACATGGAAGTTCTGTCCAAGCTCAGACATCGGCATTTGGTTAGCGTTCTGGGACACTGTATTGTTACTTACCAGGATCATCCCAACATAGCAAGTACAGTGTTCGTTGTCTTTGAACACATTTCGAATGGATCATTGCGGGACTATCTTACTG ATTGGAGAAAGAAGGAAATACTGAAATGGCCGCAGAGAATGGCAATCACCATTGGTGCTGCAAGGGGAATCCAGTTCTTGCACACAGGAATTGCACCTGGCATATACGGAAACGATTTGAAGATTGATAATATCTTGTTGGATGAGACTCTTACAGCCAAAATCAGTAATTACAACATCCCCTTGCCACTTAAG GCGGGTTCAGAAAGCCCCCTGGCCAATCGTCTTACTAG TGATGAAAATGCAGAGAAGGAAGACATTTATCAGCTGGGAATTCTTCTACTTCAAGTTATTACTGGTAAACCGGCCACATTCACAAGTGAACTGGATGAGCTTAAACTTCAG CTGGAACAGAGCTTAGATGAAGGGCCATCAAAGTTGAGAGGTGTCATAGATCCCTCCATTCGTGGCACTTTTGCATATGAATCAATGAGAACCACAGTCGAATTCGCTCTCAATTGCCTGTCCAAAGATTCGACCAAGCGCCCCTCCATAGAAGACGTTCTTTGGAATGTGCAGTATTCAATCCAAATTCAGGACGGATGGACCAGTAGCGGAAACCTTGCCACACATATGTAA
- the LOC18610470 gene encoding ubiquitin-conjugating enzyme E2 2 — protein sequence MSTPARKRLMRDFKRLQQDPPAGISGAPQDNNIMLWNAVIFGPDDTPWDGGTFKLTLQFTEDYPNKPPTVRFVSRMFHPNIYADGSICLDILQNQWSPIYDVAAILTSIQSLLCDPNPNSPANSEAARMFSENKREYNRRVREIVEQSWTAD from the exons ATGTCGACTCCAGCAAGGAAAAGACTGATGAGGGATTTTAAGAGGTTGCAACAAGATCCTCCTGCAGGAATTAGTGGTGCTCCTCAAGATAACAATATTATGCTCTGGAATGCTGTTATATTTGG GCCTGATGACACCCCATGGGACGGAG GTACGTTTAAACTGACTCTTCAGTTTACGGAGGATTATCCAAACAAGCCACCAACAGTTCGTTTTGTTTCTCGAATGTTCCATCCAAACA TTTATGCAGATGGAAGCATCTGCTTGGACATTCTACAAAATCAGTGGAGTCCAATATATGATGTAGCGGCAATACTGACATCTATTCAG TCATTGCTCTGTGATCCGAATCCAAATTCTCCTGCAAATTCAGAAGCTGCTAGGATGTTTAGTGAGAACAAGCGTGAATACAATAGGAGGGTACGTGAGATTGTCGAGCAGAGTTGGACTGCTGATTAA
- the LOC18610471 gene encoding pentatricopeptide repeat-containing protein At2g02750 produces the protein MKQQILKLVTKGLYKEALHLHSQHHKDSLLPNKFTFPPLFKACVKLNSPIQGQILHTHLIKTGFSHDIYAATALTDTYMKLHHFEYALKVFAEMPDRNLASLNTMISGFWRNGYWEEALLVFKEMIFGLSRPNSLTIATVLPACQSLELGMQFHSLAVKLGVELDVYVATSLLTMYSKCEEIVVATKMFVKMTNKNVVSYNALVTGLLQNGVPRMVLNVFKEMRDSSQEEQPNTVTLVTVMSACASLLYLQFGRQVHGVVMKAEMQFDTMIGTALVDMYSKCRAWRWGYDVFKEMDGNRNLITWNSMIAGLMLNNQSEMAVALFEELEFEGMKPDSATWNSMISGFSQLGKGFDAFKYFEKMQSAGVEPSLKCFTSLLPACSVLSALKQGKEIHGHATRSGISKEEFMATALIDMYMKCGHSSCARKIFDHFESKPDDPAFWNAMISGYGRNGENESALEIFDLLQEDKVKPNSATFICVLSSCSHTGQVDRGLQVFRMMVEDCDLSPNLEHFGCIIDLLGRCGRLEEAKEIIQEMSDPPAAVFASLLGACRCHLNYELGEEMAMKLSELEPENPAPFVILSDIYAAVGRWGDAERIRQVIDDRGLRKFPGFSSIAVT, from the coding sequence ATGAAACAGCAGATATTAAAACTGGTGACGAAGGGATTGTACAAAGAAGCACTGCATCTACACAGTCAACACCACAAAGATTCATTGCTTCCCAACAAATTCACGTTTCCTCCTCTGTTCAAAGCCTGTGTCAAGCTCAACTCGCCAATCCAGGGCCAAATCCTCCATACCCATCTCATCAAAACCGGGTTTTCCCATGACATTTACGCTGCCACAGCTCTCACTGACACGTACATGAAACTGCACCACTTTGAGTATGCTCTCAAGGTGTTTGCTGAGATGCCTGACCGGAACTTGGCCTCGTTAAACACGATGATTTCCGGGTTTTGGAGGAATGGGTATTGGGAAGAAGCTTTGTTAGTATTTAAGGAGATGATTTTTGGATTGTCGAGGCCTAATTCACTCACTATAGCTACTGTTTTGCCAGCTTGTCAAAGTCTTGAACTTGGCATGCAATTTCATTCTTTGGCTGTTAAGTTGGgggttgaattggatgtttacGTGGCAACTTCATTGCTGACTATGTATTCTAAGTGTGAAGAGATAGTTGTAGCCACAAAAATGTTCGTGAAGATGACCAATAAGAATGTTGTCAGCTACAATGCTCTTGTTACAGGGCTTTTGCAGAATGGGGTTCCACGTATGGTGTTGAACGTGTTTAAGGAAATGAGGGACAGTTCACAAGAAGAGCAGCCCAATACTGTTACTTTGGTTACTGTCATGTCTGCCTGTGCAAGTCTTTTGTATCTACAGTTTGGCAGGCAGGTTCATGGGGTTGTTATGAAAGCTGAGATGCAGTTTGATACGATGATCGGAACTGCACTTGTTGATATGTATTCAAAGTGTCGGGCATGGCGGTGGGGCTATGATGTTTTCAAGGAGATGGATGGAAACAGGAACTTGATAACTTGGAATTCAATGATTGCAGGGTTGATGTTGAACAATCAAAGTGAGATGGCTGTCGCACTGTTTGAGGAGTTGGAATTTGAAGGAATGAAACCTGATTCAGCAACATGGAATTCGATGATAAGTGGGTTTTCGCAGTTAGGGAAGGGATTTGATGCTTTTAAGTATTTTGAGAAGATGCAGTCTGCTGGTGTAGAACCGAGTTTAAAATGCTTTACCAGTCTTTTGCCCGCTTGTTCAGTTTTGTCTGCTTTAAAGCAGGGAAAAGAGATTCACGGGCATGCCACAAGGAGTGGCATTAGTAAAGAGGAGTTCATGGCTACTGCATTAATTGACATGTATATGAAATGTGGGCATTCCTCTTGTGCGCGTAAAATTTTTGATCACTTTGAATCAAAGCCTGATGATCCAGCATTTTGGAATGCAATGATTTCCGGTTATGGAAgaaatggagaaaatgaatcagcattggaaatttttgactTGTTGCAGGAGGACAAGGTAAAACCGAATTCTGCAACTTTCATTTGCGTTTTATCTTCATGTAGTCACACAGGTCAAGTTGACAGAGGATTGCAAGTTTTCAGAATGATGGTTGAAGATTGTGACTTGAGCCCAAATCTTGAGCATTTTGGTTGCATAATTGATCTTTTGGGTAGATGTGGCAGACTAGAAGAAGCCAAAGAAATAATACAAGAAATGTCCGACCCTCCTGCTGCGGTTTTTGCTTCTTTGCTTGGTGCTTGTAGGTGTCACTTGAATTATGAGCTAGGAGAAGAAATGGCTATGAAGCTTTCAGAGTTAGAGCCAGAGAATCCAGCTCCTTTTGTGATACTGTCCGACATATACGCCGCAGTAGGAAGGTGGGGAGATGCGGAAAGAATAAGACAAGTGATAGATGACAGAGGATTGAGAAAATTCCCTGGATTTAGTTCAATAGCAGTAACATGA
- the LOC18610472 gene encoding SNF1-related protein kinase regulatory subunit gamma-1-like, whose amino-acid sequence MNRELPGPQKWNSDPNFLSNLSAEMAQAQEASESSALSSCALSSCDAYFEKIKSRKKLPQPLQETLTAAFAKIPVSSFPQVPGGKVIEIEAEATIADAVKILSECNILSAPVRNPDAATSLDWRERYLGIIDYSAIILWVLESAELAAVALSASTATAAGLGAGALGALGAIAMGVTGPAAVAGLTVAAVGAAVAGGVAADQGVGKDAPSAADNLGEDFYKVILQEEPFKSTTVRSIVRSYRWAPFVPVATDSSMLSVLLLLSKYKLRNVPVIEPGKPDIKNYITQSAVVGGLEGCSGRDWFDCISSRPISDLGLPFMSPDEVISIQSDDLVLEAFKRMRDNQVGGLPVVEGPSKKIVGNISIRDIRHLLLKPELFSNFRQLTVQDFMNTVVSMGQEFGRLTPPITCKVDSTLGGVIQSLATKLVHRIYVVAENEYEVIGVITLRDVISCFIFEPPNFFDSYFGFSVKEMLNH is encoded by the exons ATGAACAGAGAACTTCCCGGCCCTCAAAAGTGGAATTCCGATCCCAATTTCCTGAGCAATTTATCTGCAG AGATGGCACAAGCACAAGAAGCCAGTGAAAGTTCAGCACTTTCAAGTTGTGCACTTTCAAGTTGTGATgcttattttgagaaaataaagTCCAGGAAGAAATTACCACAACCGTTGCAGGAGACTTTAACAGCTGCATTTGCCAAGATTCCTGTTTCATCTTTCCCACAAGTTCCTGGTGGCAAAG TGATTGAAATTGAAGCAGAAGCTACAATTGCTGATGCCGTTAAGATTCTATCAGAATGCAACATTCTGTCTGCTCCTGTGAGAAACCCAGATGCAGCAACTAGCTTGGACTGGAGAGAAAGGTACTTAGGAATTATAGATTACTCAGCGATCATTCTCTGGGTACTAGAGAGTGCAGAACTTGCGGCCGTTGCTTTATCAGCCAGCACTGCTACAGCTGCTGGTTTAGGTGCTGGAGCCCTTGGAGCTCTTGGAGCAATAGCAATGGGTGTGACAGGTCCTGCTGCTGTTGCTGGACTAACTGTTGCTGCAGTAGGAGCTGCTGTGGCTGGTGGCGTGGCAGCTGATCAAGGTGTAGGAAAAGATGCTCCGTCAGCTGCTGACAACTTGGGCGAGGATTTTTACAAAGTCATCCTTCAAGAAGAACCCTTCAAGTCAACCACT gTAAGGTCAATAGTTAGATCATACAGGTGGGCTCCTTTCGTTCCAGTTGCAACAGACAGTTCCATGTTGAGTGTGCTACTGCTACTCTCTAAGTATAAGCTGAGAAATGTGCCTGTAATTGAGCCAGGCAAGCCCGATATCAAGAACTACATCACCCAATCTGCAGTTGTTGGAGGTCTGGAAGGATGCAGTGGGAGGGACTGGTTCGACTGTATTTCTTCACGGCCTATTTCTGATTTGGGACTCCCTTTCATGTCTCCTGATGAG GTTATTAGCATCCAAAGTGATGACCTGGTTCTTGAAGCATTCAAGAGAATGAGAGACAACCAAGTTGGTGGTCTTCCGGTTGTAGAGGGGCCAAGCAAAAAGATTGTTGGGAATATAAGCATAAGAGACATCAGACACTTGCTGCTCAAACCTGAACTTTTCTCCAATTTCAG GCAGCTTACTGTGCAGGATTTCATGAATACTGTTGTCTCAATGGGCCAAGAATTTGGCAGACTCACCCCACCAATAACATGCAAGGTAGATTCAACTCTTGGTGGTGTGATCCAGAGTCTTGCCACCAAATTGGTGCACAGGATCTATGTAGTAGCTGAGAATGAATATGAAGTTATCGGTGTAATTACTCTTAGAGATGTGATCTCTTGCTTCATATTTGAGCCCCCAAACTTTTTCGATAGCTACTTTGGGTTTTCAGTGAAAGAAATGTTGAATCATTGA
- the LOC18610473 gene encoding probable WRKY transcription factor 61 — protein sequence MGEVKEENERLRLLLSQIMKDYQSLHMRFRDILQQEEEAKKSTETAPSHQGNEEHDLVFLSLGRSSGTESKKEEKKSSNLSNNGKEDEKPNGNEGLALGLECKFVPAGSTEKNPCPETSFGKQEEEEPAEIWPPSKILKTVRSGDEDAEEQMQFKKAARVSVRARCDTPTLNDGCQWRKYGQKIAKGNPCPRAYYRCTVSPTCPVRKQVQRCAEDMSILITTYEGNHNHPLPLSATAMASTTSAAASMLQSQSSSSQPGLGTSVSAPNSTSFAAHLHGLNFNFSHNSRPYQHYFPNSSISTTNSHPTITLDLTAPANSSYFTRLSNAPRYSSTCLNFSSSPSSSLEGAINNPQTSWNTGHLNFGALSNHKNSFFGPLNNLGRQPPQEHLYQSYMQMTNQTPHQQSLSETITAATKAITSNPSFRSALATAFTSFVGNGGGVPILDNHSENEAKWGESLPLRTALHHAAVDKEVGCASSYLGKSSSMNSQQQQQKQGSLLLFPTNSLPFPTSKSTPGPPADASNQIK from the exons ATGGGAGAGGTTAAAGAAGAGAATGAAAGGTTAAGACTGTTACTATCCCAAATCATGAAGGACTACCAGTCTTTGCATATGCGTTTCCGTGACATTCTTCAGCAAGAAGAAGAAGCGAAGAAGTCCACCGAGACAGCCCCAAGCCATCAAGGAAATGAAGAACATGATCTTGTCTTCCTTAGCCTGGGGAGAAGTTCGGGTACTGAGTctaagaaagaagagaaaaagagcaGCAACCTGAGTAATAATGGCAAAGAAGATGAGAAACCGAATGGTAATGAAGGACTTGCACTTGGCTTGGAATGCAAATTTGTGCCCGCTGGTTCAACCGAGAAGAACCCATGCCCTGAAACTAGCTTCGGGAAACAGGAGGAAGAGGAACCAGCTGAGATATGGCCACCAAGTAAGATTCTCAAGACGGTGAGAAGTGGGGATGAAGATGCAGAAGAGCAAATGCAGTTCAAGAAAGCAGCTAGAGTTTCTGTCAGAGCAAGATGTGACACTCCGACG TTGAACGATGGGTGTCAGTGGAGAAAATATGGACAGAAAATAGCAAAAGGAAATCCATGTCCCCGAGCATACTACCGTTGCACAGTCTCACCGACTTGTCCTGTGAGGAAACAG GTACAAAGATGTGCTGAGGATATGTCCATCTTGATCACAACATATGAAGGGAACCACAACCATCCTCTACCCCTAAGTGCAACAGCCATGGCTTCCACCACTTCTGCAGCAGCTTCCATGCTGCAGTCTCAATCATCAAGCTCACAACCGGGCCTTGGGACCTCAGTTTCTGCCCCCAACTCCACATCTTTTGCTGCTCACCTCCATGGTCTAAACTTCAACTTCTCCCACAATTCAAGGCCATATCAACACTATTTCCCTAACTCTTCAATCTCAACTACCAATTCTCACCCCACTATCACTCTTGATCTTACTGCACCAGCCAACTCCTCATATTTCACTAGACTTTCAAATGCACCCAGATACTCATCGACATGTCTCAACTTCTCCTCTTCACCATCTTCTTCTTTAGAAGGCGCCATTAATAACCCACAAACATCTTGGAACACAGGCCACTTAAACTTTGGGGCACTTTCTAACCATAAAAATAGCTTTTTTGGGCCATTGAATAATCTAGGAAGGCAACCACCTCAAGAACACTTGTACCAATCATACATGCAAATGACCAACCAGACTCCTCATCAGCAGTCTTTATCAGAGACAATAACAGCTGCAACCAAGGCGATTACATCAAATCCAAGCTTTCGATCTGCCTTAGCGACTGCCTTCACCTCCTTCGTTGGAAATGGAGGTGGTGTGCCAATATTAGACAATCATAGTGAAAATGAAGCGAAGTGGGGTGAGTCACTTCCTCTGAGAACAGCCCTGCACCATGCAGCTGTAGACAAGGAAGTAGGGTGTGCATCAAGCTACCTGGGAAAGTCTTCATCCATGAATTCtcagcaacaacaacaaaagcaAGGAAGCTTACTACTGTTCCCAACTAATTCATTGCCATTTCCAACGTCCAAGAGTACTCCAGGTCCGCCTGCAGATGCTAGCAATCAAATTAAGTGA
- the LOC18610474 gene encoding serine carboxypeptidase-like 46 isoform X1, whose protein sequence is MQLLVYFTAISCLFFSSRASAELITRLPSQPANVGFKQYSGYIVTDAKHGRALFYYFVEVDAADPLLHPLTLWLNGGPGCSSLGYGAFMEHGPFQPGEDGFLVKNQYSWNLESNMLYVESPIGVGFSYSNTSSDYIGVNDTFTAEENLQFLVNWFKEFPQYRNSDLYLTGESYAGHYIPQLAALVLDYNKHSNGKPIRLKAVALGNPLLDWEISIDNTEFFWSHGLISDEMLMLRKTVCSRPRDAIESLHNNLSKECTDVIHKQRAEIGSYTQYGDVTLPICTSRSLFGQTVYLRKFDTLDAELPMRSVIPGDPCIEDRIHKYLNKPEVQEALHANTTHLPYRWEFCTGTDLVYERKNLETNIIPLLLNLLRSGIPILLYNGDQDAKIPLTQTRIIANMLAKEMNLVPFGNFGNYAPWFDNMQVGGWTQSFGQAKDGKNITFLTYATVRGGAHEVPYTSPSPGLTLFRAFVKGSPLPRTIAS, encoded by the exons ATGCAGTTGTTGGTTTACTTCACTGCtatttcttgcttgtttttctcttCCAGGGCTTCTGCTGAGCTGATAACAAGACTCCCGAGTCAACCTGCCAATGTTGGTTTCAAGCAATACTCTGGTTACATTGTCACTGATGCTAAACATGGTCGAGCTTTATTCTACTACTTCGTGGAAGTGGATGCCGCCGATCCACTGTTACATCCTTTAACATTATGGCTAAATGGAG GCCCTGGTTGTTCATCTCTTGGCTATGGCGCGTTCATGGAACATGGTCCTTTCCAGCCAGGGGAAGACGGATTCTTGGTCAAGAATCAATATTCATGGAATTTGG AATCAAACATGCTGTACGTTGAGAGTCCAATTGGAGTTGGATTTTCATACTCAAATACTAGCTCGGATTACATAGGTGTTAATGATACTTTTACAG CTGAGGAGAATCTGCAATTTCTTGTCAACTGGTTCAAAGAATTCCCGCAATATAGAAACTCGGATTTGTACCTTACTGGGGAGAGCTATGcag GTCACTACATACCACAGCTTGCTGCCTTAGTGCTGGATTACAACAAACATTCCAATGGCAAACCAATCAGGCTCAAAGCAGTTGCA TTGGGGAATCCTCTTCTAGATTGGGAGATTAGTATTGACAACACTGAGTTTTTCTGGTCACATGGACTCATTTCGGATGAAATGCTCATGCTGAGAAAAACAGTCTGCAGTCGCCCGAGGGATGCCATAGAGTCCCTTCACAATAATTTGTCCAAAGAATGCACTGATGTGATCCACAAACAAAGAGCGGAAATAGGCTCGTATACTCAGTACGGAGATGTGACTTTGCCTATTTGCACATCAAGAAGTCTGTTTGGGCAGACTGTTTATCTGAGAAAATTCGATACATTGGATGCTGAG CTTCCGATGAGATCAGTTATCCCCGGTGATCCATGTATCGAAGATAGGATACATAAATACCTCAACAAACCTGAAGTCCAAGAAGCACTTCATGCAAACACAACTCACCTTCCTTATCGTTGGGAATTCTGTACAgg GACTGATCTTGtctatgaaagaaaaaatctaGAAACCAATATCATACCTCTTCTGTTGAATCTTCTCAGAAGTGGTATTCCAATCCTCCTGTACAA TGGAGATCAAGATGCAAAAATCCCACTAACACAAACAAGGATAATTGCTAACATGCTTGCGAAAGAGATGAACCTTGTGCCATTTGGGAACTTTGGGAACTATGCTCCCTGGTTTGACAACATGCAG GTTGGTGGGTGGACTCAATCGTTTGGTCAAGCAAAGGACGGAAAAAATATAACGTTCTTAACGTATGCTACGGTTCGGGGTGGGGCACATGAAGTCCCATATACTTCTCCCTCGCCAGGCCTGACTCTATTCAGGGCATTCGTCAAGGGATCTCCTTTACCTAGAACAATAGCAAGTTAA
- the LOC18610474 gene encoding serine carboxypeptidase-like 46 isoform X2 codes for MEKAKATFIIGPYKASAELITRLPSQPANVGFKQYSGYIVTDAKHGRALFYYFVEVDAADPLLHPLTLWLNGGPGCSSLGYGAFMEHGPFQPGEDGFLVKNQYSWNLESNMLYVESPIGVGFSYSNTSSDYIGVNDTFTAEENLQFLVNWFKEFPQYRNSDLYLTGESYAGHYIPQLAALVLDYNKHSNGKPIRLKAVALGNPLLDWEISIDNTEFFWSHGLISDEMLMLRKTVCSRPRDAIESLHNNLSKECTDVIHKQRAEIGSYTQYGDVTLPICTSRSLFGQTVYLRKFDTLDAELPMRSVIPGDPCIEDRIHKYLNKPEVQEALHANTTHLPYRWEFCTGTDLVYERKNLETNIIPLLLNLLRSGIPILLYNGDQDAKIPLTQTRIIANMLAKEMNLVPFGNFGNYAPWFDNMQVGGWTQSFGQAKDGKNITFLTYATVRGGAHEVPYTSPSPGLTLFRAFVKGSPLPRTIAS; via the exons ATGGAAAAGGCGAAAGCTACGTTCATCATTGGACCATATAA GGCTTCTGCTGAGCTGATAACAAGACTCCCGAGTCAACCTGCCAATGTTGGTTTCAAGCAATACTCTGGTTACATTGTCACTGATGCTAAACATGGTCGAGCTTTATTCTACTACTTCGTGGAAGTGGATGCCGCCGATCCACTGTTACATCCTTTAACATTATGGCTAAATGGAG GCCCTGGTTGTTCATCTCTTGGCTATGGCGCGTTCATGGAACATGGTCCTTTCCAGCCAGGGGAAGACGGATTCTTGGTCAAGAATCAATATTCATGGAATTTGG AATCAAACATGCTGTACGTTGAGAGTCCAATTGGAGTTGGATTTTCATACTCAAATACTAGCTCGGATTACATAGGTGTTAATGATACTTTTACAG CTGAGGAGAATCTGCAATTTCTTGTCAACTGGTTCAAAGAATTCCCGCAATATAGAAACTCGGATTTGTACCTTACTGGGGAGAGCTATGcag GTCACTACATACCACAGCTTGCTGCCTTAGTGCTGGATTACAACAAACATTCCAATGGCAAACCAATCAGGCTCAAAGCAGTTGCA TTGGGGAATCCTCTTCTAGATTGGGAGATTAGTATTGACAACACTGAGTTTTTCTGGTCACATGGACTCATTTCGGATGAAATGCTCATGCTGAGAAAAACAGTCTGCAGTCGCCCGAGGGATGCCATAGAGTCCCTTCACAATAATTTGTCCAAAGAATGCACTGATGTGATCCACAAACAAAGAGCGGAAATAGGCTCGTATACTCAGTACGGAGATGTGACTTTGCCTATTTGCACATCAAGAAGTCTGTTTGGGCAGACTGTTTATCTGAGAAAATTCGATACATTGGATGCTGAG CTTCCGATGAGATCAGTTATCCCCGGTGATCCATGTATCGAAGATAGGATACATAAATACCTCAACAAACCTGAAGTCCAAGAAGCACTTCATGCAAACACAACTCACCTTCCTTATCGTTGGGAATTCTGTACAgg GACTGATCTTGtctatgaaagaaaaaatctaGAAACCAATATCATACCTCTTCTGTTGAATCTTCTCAGAAGTGGTATTCCAATCCTCCTGTACAA TGGAGATCAAGATGCAAAAATCCCACTAACACAAACAAGGATAATTGCTAACATGCTTGCGAAAGAGATGAACCTTGTGCCATTTGGGAACTTTGGGAACTATGCTCCCTGGTTTGACAACATGCAG GTTGGTGGGTGGACTCAATCGTTTGGTCAAGCAAAGGACGGAAAAAATATAACGTTCTTAACGTATGCTACGGTTCGGGGTGGGGCACATGAAGTCCCATATACTTCTCCCTCGCCAGGCCTGACTCTATTCAGGGCATTCGTCAAGGGATCTCCTTTACCTAGAACAATAGCAAGTTAA